Proteins from one Paenibacillus amylolyticus genomic window:
- a CDS encoding carbohydrate ABC transporter permease translates to MAVIASGKKRVNRSLSGSLSLFALLLVFGAFMVLPLIYAINNAFKPLDEIFTFPPTLFVKNPTFSNFTDLLNLMSESWVPFSRYIFNTVFITGIGIVGHVLLASAAAYPLAKHKFPGKVFMFQVVVLSLMFTPAVTAIPNYMIMSWLGWIDTYWAVIIPAFAYSLGLYLMKQFMEQIPDALLEAAKIDGASEYRIFWSIVMPNVKPAWLTLIILLFQMLWGSDGNGYIYSEQLKTLHYAAGQIIQGGISRAGAGAAVALILMSVPITLFIFSQSRIIETMASSGMKD, encoded by the coding sequence ATGGCTGTAATTGCGTCAGGCAAAAAGCGGGTGAATCGCTCGCTGTCGGGAAGTCTCTCCCTGTTTGCCCTTCTGCTCGTATTTGGTGCCTTCATGGTGCTGCCGCTGATCTATGCCATCAACAATGCGTTCAAACCATTGGATGAAATCTTCACTTTTCCGCCCACGCTATTTGTCAAAAATCCCACGTTCAGCAACTTTACAGATCTGCTGAATCTGATGAGCGAATCGTGGGTGCCGTTCTCACGCTATATATTCAACACGGTATTTATTACAGGCATCGGAATTGTAGGTCACGTGTTACTTGCTTCCGCGGCGGCCTACCCGCTTGCCAAACACAAGTTTCCAGGCAAAGTATTCATGTTCCAGGTAGTCGTACTATCACTGATGTTCACACCGGCAGTTACGGCAATTCCGAACTATATGATCATGTCATGGCTCGGATGGATTGATACGTACTGGGCTGTTATTATTCCGGCATTTGCCTATTCACTTGGATTGTATCTGATGAAACAATTCATGGAGCAGATCCCGGATGCCTTGCTGGAAGCAGCCAAGATTGACGGTGCCAGTGAATACCGGATCTTCTGGTCCATTGTCATGCCCAATGTGAAGCCAGCCTGGCTTACGTTGATCATTCTGCTGTTCCAGATGTTATGGGGCAGTGATGGCAATGGATATATCTACAGCGAGCAGCTCAAGACCCTGCATTATGCAGCGGGTCAGATTATCCAGGGCGGAATATCCCGGGCAGGAGCGGGAGCTGCGGTAGCGCTTATACTGATGAGTGTGCCGATCACGCTATTTATTTTCTCGCAGAGCCGGATCATTGAGACGATGGCGAGCTCGGGCATGAAGGATTAA
- a CDS encoding DUF5696 domain-containing protein, with amino-acid sequence MNKRQRLYTVLAGGTAVIMIAAGLLYINNRGVPAVEAAAYLDTTTRAMPVTEEPLKFLGDSSQGVPGMQLVAEDQGLSLYYNEETTEIAVRDGKSGEIWYSNPKERAEDSLASAYEKEVLSSQLNVSFRDSMGTLENFPNFSSSISNKQFTAGQIDQGIRVNYTLGDTSLGIDALPKLISKQRLEEKVLSKLDATVARYTSARYYPTKNNPDILERLDGQISKQLVLNKMLSAFETAGYTADDLAYDNQENGVEGGGVSDKPSFVISVEYRLEQGALVVTVPLSQIEESGQYRIRNIDLLAYFGAADTKGEGYMLVPDGSGSLIHLNNGKTEEEQYVQRVYGTDPNDNSLSRPQVSESAHMPVFGLKNGENAWFAVIEKGDGMASISADIGGRQNSYNHVNATFSLRGEDELEMYTSQKMQEIQLLSEAPYRGDIQVRYHFLHGEDASYSGMARLYQRKLIEQDVLKPLAEQTELPFYVDVLGAVDIKASFLSVPYRSTLAMTTYEQAAEIAAKLQQEGVHRVHMRYQGWFGGGISHHTPTQVKLEREIGNRAELQALSAKLEQSGGALFPDVAFQHIYHDDLRFAPSSDAARFVTKETAELYPYNPALNRMDQSRDSYYLLSAAKLPYVVSEFADKFNQLDLGGLSLRDLGQVLTSDYRDNRVIHRETAKNIVKEQLGKLQQSYPNLMVSAANSYAWGSAQHVVNVPAGSSRFNITDEEVPFYAMVIHGYMNYAAVPMNTSGDQDLRKQLLRSLELGAAPYFQWTYEPSSRLKLTNYDSAYATDYEYWVDDAIALYKQTNEVLGKLGNEQILRHERIQDGVVRVTYTDGTSILVNYNADAVSVDGTTIGGMDYVVGGVNR; translated from the coding sequence GTGAACAAAAGGCAACGACTATATACGGTGCTGGCTGGTGGTACAGCTGTAATCATGATTGCAGCCGGGCTGCTGTATATAAACAACAGGGGGGTTCCTGCCGTAGAAGCTGCGGCTTATCTGGACACAACAACAAGAGCTATGCCCGTCACTGAGGAACCGTTGAAGTTTCTTGGTGACTCTTCGCAAGGGGTACCTGGCATGCAATTGGTCGCCGAAGATCAGGGGTTATCCCTGTACTATAACGAGGAGACAACGGAAATTGCCGTACGTGACGGGAAAAGTGGAGAGATCTGGTATAGCAACCCGAAAGAACGGGCTGAGGACAGTCTCGCTTCCGCATATGAAAAAGAGGTATTGTCCTCCCAGTTGAACGTGTCTTTCCGGGATTCGATGGGCACTTTGGAGAATTTTCCAAATTTCAGTTCGAGTATTAGCAACAAACAATTCACAGCGGGCCAGATCGATCAGGGGATTCGGGTCAACTATACACTGGGTGATACATCACTTGGGATTGATGCACTGCCGAAACTGATTAGCAAGCAGCGACTTGAGGAGAAGGTTCTTTCCAAGCTGGACGCTACTGTCGCAAGATACACGTCTGCCCGTTATTATCCAACCAAGAATAATCCGGATATTCTGGAGCGGCTGGATGGACAGATTTCGAAGCAGCTTGTATTGAACAAGATGTTGAGTGCTTTTGAGACGGCAGGTTACACAGCGGACGATCTCGCTTATGACAATCAGGAGAACGGGGTCGAAGGCGGAGGCGTATCGGATAAACCAAGCTTTGTGATTTCTGTGGAATACCGTTTGGAGCAGGGAGCGCTTGTTGTGACCGTGCCTCTGAGTCAGATCGAGGAAAGTGGGCAATACCGCATTCGGAATATTGATTTGCTTGCTTACTTTGGCGCTGCGGATACGAAAGGCGAGGGTTATATGCTCGTACCGGATGGTTCCGGCAGCCTGATCCACCTGAACAATGGCAAAACTGAGGAAGAGCAATATGTACAGCGCGTCTATGGCACAGACCCGAATGATAATTCGCTCAGTCGTCCTCAGGTTAGTGAATCTGCGCATATGCCTGTGTTTGGTCTGAAGAACGGGGAGAATGCGTGGTTTGCAGTCATTGAAAAAGGGGACGGAATGGCCAGTATCTCCGCGGATATTGGAGGCAGACAGAACAGCTACAACCATGTGAATGCAACCTTTTCCCTGCGGGGTGAAGATGAATTGGAGATGTACACTTCGCAGAAAATGCAGGAGATCCAACTACTTAGCGAAGCGCCTTATCGTGGAGATATTCAGGTTCGCTACCATTTCCTTCATGGAGAAGATGCAAGCTACTCGGGTATGGCCCGCTTGTATCAGCGAAAGTTGATAGAGCAGGACGTACTGAAGCCGCTCGCAGAACAGACAGAGTTGCCGTTCTATGTGGATGTACTTGGTGCAGTGGACATAAAGGCTTCCTTCCTGAGCGTACCCTACCGCTCCACTTTAGCTATGACAACGTACGAACAGGCTGCGGAAATAGCGGCGAAGTTACAGCAGGAGGGTGTGCATCGCGTACACATGCGGTATCAGGGATGGTTCGGTGGTGGCATCAGCCATCATACACCAACCCAGGTGAAGTTGGAACGCGAAATAGGCAATCGTGCCGAACTTCAGGCATTGTCCGCTAAGTTGGAGCAGTCAGGTGGAGCCTTGTTCCCGGATGTGGCTTTCCAGCACATATATCACGATGATCTGCGCTTTGCTCCTTCCTCGGATGCGGCACGGTTTGTCACAAAGGAGACAGCAGAATTGTATCCGTACAATCCTGCGCTTAATCGCATGGATCAGAGTAGAGATAGCTATTATCTGCTCTCCGCGGCCAAGCTTCCTTATGTGGTGAGTGAGTTTGCTGACAAATTCAATCAACTGGACCTCGGCGGATTATCCCTCCGTGATCTTGGGCAGGTTCTGACCTCGGATTATCGGGATAATCGGGTGATTCATCGAGAGACGGCGAAGAACATTGTGAAGGAGCAGCTGGGCAAGTTGCAACAGTCCTATCCGAACCTGATGGTATCCGCAGCCAATAGTTACGCTTGGGGAAGTGCACAACATGTTGTGAATGTACCCGCAGGGTCGAGTCGGTTCAATATTACCGATGAAGAGGTTCCTTTTTATGCGATGGTCATTCATGGATACATGAACTATGCGGCAGTGCCGATGAACACGTCAGGGGATCAGGATCTCCGCAAACAGCTGCTGCGCAGTCTGGAGCTAGGGGCAGCTCCGTATTTTCAATGGACCTATGAACCATCATCCAGGCTGAAGCTGACGAATTATGATTCGGCATACGCAACAGACTATGAATATTGGGTAGATGACGCTATTGCCCTGTATAAGCAGACCAATGAAGTACTGGGAAAGCTGGGGAATGAGCAGATTCTCAGACATGAACGCATTCAGGATGGTGTGGTCCGAGTCACCTATACTGATGGTACATCCATCCTTGTGAATTACAATGCGGATGCAGTAAGCGTCGATGGAACAACGATTGGCGGGATGGACTATGTGGTGGGAGGAGTGAACCGATGA
- a CDS encoding sugar ABC transporter permease: protein MGMKSWWSWKLQEMKASKHSYVLLAPYMLLFIMFTVIPVVISIILSFTYFNMLEFPRFIGWQNYTRLFLEDDVFLIAIKNTLLFAIITGPISYIACFVFAWIINELTPKWRAFMTLIFYAPSISGNVYFIWLMIFSGDRYGIANGLLIKWGFLLEPIQWLKTEAYIMPILILVQLWLSLGTGFLAFIAGLQTVDRTLYEAGAVDGIKNRWQELWYITLPSMRPQLMFGAVIQLTTSFAVADVSIALAGFPSVNYAAETVVTHLIDFGTTRFEMGYASAIATVLFMIMVGTNLLVQKLLRRVGE, encoded by the coding sequence ATGGGCATGAAATCGTGGTGGAGTTGGAAGCTCCAGGAAATGAAGGCCAGCAAACATTCCTATGTTCTGCTTGCACCTTATATGCTCCTGTTCATTATGTTTACCGTGATTCCGGTTGTCATCTCGATCATACTCAGCTTCACCTACTTTAACATGCTGGAATTTCCGCGGTTTATTGGCTGGCAGAACTATACTCGTCTGTTTCTGGAGGATGATGTATTTCTGATTGCGATCAAGAATACGTTGCTGTTCGCCATTATTACCGGACCGATCAGTTATATTGCCTGTTTCGTCTTCGCGTGGATCATTAATGAGTTAACACCGAAATGGAGAGCGTTCATGACGCTGATCTTCTACGCGCCCTCCATCTCGGGCAATGTGTATTTCATCTGGCTGATGATCTTCTCGGGAGATCGTTATGGTATCGCAAATGGGCTGTTGATCAAATGGGGTTTTCTGCTGGAGCCGATCCAGTGGTTGAAGACGGAAGCGTACATTATGCCAATCCTTATTCTCGTGCAGCTGTGGCTGAGTCTGGGAACTGGATTTCTGGCATTTATCGCCGGTTTGCAGACGGTGGATCGGACGTTGTACGAAGCGGGAGCCGTGGACGGGATCAAGAATCGCTGGCAAGAGTTATGGTACATTACCTTGCCTTCGATGCGTCCGCAGCTCATGTTCGGTGCAGTCATCCAGCTCACAACTTCATTCGCCGTGGCCGATGTGTCGATTGCACTGGCCGGGTTCCCAAGCGTGAACTATGCAGCAGAGACGGTAGTCACCCACTTGATCGACTTTGGTACAACACGGTTTGAGATGGGATATGCATCGGCGATTGCGACTGTGCTGTTCATGATTATGGTGGGTACCAACCTGCTGGTACAGAAACTGCTTCGAAGGGTGGGAGAATAG
- a CDS encoding NHL repeat-containing protein: MACTVKRWLVLLAAVSLLLVNAVPAVASPAPYESYNYNYWKEAVPSPDAYLPERTISGRDLGISAFKDPSDVNVSPSGLIYILDSGNSRIIVLDSRFKLLRVIDGFMMEGSKETFNLPGGLFVNEEEHIYVADTGNSRVVVLDGEGTLMHTITKPESDILSTQFQFQPLKLTVDHVGRVYVVAQGVYEGIMQFDESGEFIGYVGTNKVERDYGEYIWRMLSTKAQRAQMVLFVPTEFSNADIDPKGFVYATNIDPGSNEPIKRLNPSGEDVLKRFGYYDVKGDIRFRNNPGPSKLIDVKVLGNGMYSVLDATQNRVFTYDDEGHLLYIYGGKGNQVGTLKTPVAIEQSGEHHLVLDRGKNNLVVYEPTRFGTRVNEAVALHYRGEDTEAVNIWREVLKLNANYDIAYIGIGKSLLMEKKNEEALGYFELGMDRKSYSVAFKRHRREMMKEHFGTFLTVVITLIVILILTRVAAEMETEEAG; encoded by the coding sequence ATGGCATGCACAGTGAAAAGATGGCTTGTTCTACTGGCGGCAGTATCTCTGCTGCTGGTGAATGCCGTGCCTGCGGTGGCCTCCCCGGCGCCGTATGAGAGTTATAACTACAACTATTGGAAAGAGGCTGTACCTTCACCAGATGCCTATCTGCCTGAGCGTACTATATCTGGTCGTGACCTCGGCATTAGTGCGTTCAAAGACCCTTCTGATGTGAACGTTTCACCCTCCGGGTTGATCTATATTTTGGATAGCGGCAATAGTCGAATTATCGTATTGGACAGTCGTTTTAAACTGCTGCGCGTCATTGATGGATTCATGATGGAGGGCAGCAAGGAAACCTTCAATCTTCCGGGCGGATTGTTCGTGAATGAAGAAGAACACATATACGTCGCTGATACAGGCAATAGTCGTGTCGTTGTCCTGGATGGAGAAGGGACGTTGATGCATACCATCACGAAGCCCGAGTCGGATATCCTATCGACCCAATTCCAGTTCCAGCCCTTGAAGCTGACGGTAGACCATGTGGGCCGAGTATATGTTGTGGCACAGGGGGTCTATGAAGGGATTATGCAGTTTGACGAGAGTGGGGAATTCATAGGATATGTCGGTACCAACAAAGTGGAGCGCGACTATGGCGAATATATCTGGCGCATGTTATCCACCAAAGCCCAGCGCGCACAGATGGTCCTGTTCGTGCCAACGGAGTTCTCCAATGCAGATATCGACCCCAAAGGATTCGTGTATGCGACGAATATTGATCCTGGCTCGAATGAACCGATCAAGCGGCTGAATCCCTCTGGCGAAGATGTACTGAAACGGTTTGGTTATTACGATGTCAAAGGCGATATCCGGTTCCGCAACAATCCGGGGCCATCCAAACTGATTGATGTCAAAGTGTTGGGCAACGGCATGTACAGTGTACTGGATGCGACACAGAACCGGGTGTTCACATACGACGATGAAGGTCATCTGCTCTACATATACGGCGGCAAAGGAAACCAGGTGGGCACGCTCAAAACGCCAGTTGCGATTGAACAATCGGGTGAGCATCACTTGGTTCTGGATCGGGGCAAGAACAACCTTGTCGTCTATGAGCCAACCCGTTTTGGGACCCGTGTCAATGAAGCGGTGGCACTCCACTATCGGGGCGAGGACACCGAGGCTGTGAATATATGGCGAGAAGTACTGAAGCTGAATGCCAACTATGACATCGCCTATATCGGTATAGGCAAGTCCTTATTAATGGAGAAGAAAAACGAGGAAGCGTTGGGTTATTTTGAACTTGGGATGGACCGCAAGAGTTATTCTGTCGCGTTCAAGAGGCATCGGCGGGAGATGATGAAGGAACACTTTGGTACATTCCTGACCGTTGTAATCACGCTGATTGTCATTCTGATCCTGACCCGGGTGGCAGCTGAAATGGAGACGGAGGAGGCAGGCTGA
- a CDS encoding YIP1 family protein gives MKQDFIKFPLHLIFHPIDAFWDLKSDNRGRLLVAFAALVLTIVMMILQKQYAGFLVNYIDPRTINSIIEIATVAVPFFLWCTANWAVTTLMEGEGKFREIVLATGYSLIPVILIYAPMIVISRFMVQEETAFYYLFNSIAFFWFVLLLFIGMMTVHQYTVIKTIITMVLTLIVMGIIVFLGALVFSMLQQLYEFGYNIYRELIFRT, from the coding sequence GTGAAGCAGGATTTCATTAAGTTTCCGCTGCATCTCATTTTTCACCCCATTGATGCATTCTGGGACCTCAAGTCGGATAACCGGGGGCGGTTGCTTGTTGCTTTTGCAGCACTGGTACTTACGATTGTGATGATGATTTTGCAAAAGCAGTACGCAGGATTTCTCGTCAATTACATCGATCCTCGCACGATTAACAGCATCATCGAGATCGCTACAGTTGCGGTCCCGTTCTTTCTATGGTGCACGGCCAACTGGGCAGTTACAACCTTGATGGAAGGAGAAGGCAAGTTCAGAGAGATCGTGCTGGCGACAGGTTACTCGCTCATTCCGGTTATTCTGATCTATGCCCCAATGATCGTGATCAGTCGGTTTATGGTGCAGGAGGAGACGGCTTTTTATTATTTGTTCAACAGCATCGCGTTCTTCTGGTTTGTACTGCTTCTGTTCATTGGAATGATGACGGTGCACCAGTACACAGTGATTAAAACGATCATTACGATGGTACTGACGCTGATTGTGATGGGCATTATCGTGTTCCTTGGGGCGCTCGTCTTCAGCATGCTGCAACAGCTGTACGAATTCGGTTATAACATTTACCGTGAGTTGATTTTTCGGACCTAA